From Triticum aestivum cultivar Chinese Spring chromosome 4A, IWGSC CS RefSeq v2.1, whole genome shotgun sequence, a single genomic window includes:
- the LOC123084799 gene encoding uncharacterized protein gives MAASLPSLPPPPTPSPAATTLASNLLSFPAPRPRLAATHRRAVVAAASSRPPPPPPPPPSPEGGDEEVERAMGMDGGIPGTSGELLRRVSSRAYGMRRHLMESLDSLAYDVLETNPWREQQPKPVYVLARRDNQLWTMKTRRNRSEVERELGMLFSKGGGSGVGTRSKYSGSKFSMVVEDLTEGVLVFEDEDDAAKYCDVLQGGGQGCEGIAELEASSVFNMCRQMKALAVLFRRGRTPPTPQSLERDLRARNRSLED, from the exons ATGGCAGCATCCCTGCCGTCGCTCCCGCccccgccgacgccgtcgccggcgGCCACCACCCTGGCCAGCAACCTCCTCTCCTTCCCGGCGCCGCGGCCGCGCCTCGCCGCCACGCACCGCCGCGCGGTCGTGGCCGCCGCCTCGTCcaggccccctccccctccccctccgccgccgtccccggagggaggcgacgaggaggtggagagggccatggggatggacggcggcATCCCCGGGACATCCGGCGAGCTGCTGCGCCGCGTCTCCTCCCGCGCCTACGGCATGCGCCGCCACCTCATGGAGTCGCTCGACTCCCTCGCCTACGACG TGTTGGAGACAAACCCATGGAGGGAACAACAGCCCAAGCCAGTCTACGTGCTGGCTAGAAGAGACAATCAACTATGGACAATGAAAACCCGCAGGAACCGCAG TGAAGTCGAAAGGGAACTTGGAATGCTTTTCTCAAAGGGAGGGGGCTCAGGAGTTGGGACTAGATCAAAGTACTCTGGCTCCAAGTTTAGCATGGTCGTTGAAGATCTCACAGAGGGTGTACTG GTGTTTGAAGACGAGGATGATGCTGCAAAGTACTGTGACGTTCTACAGGGTGGTGGTCAAGGATGTGAAGGAATTGCAGAGTTAGAGGCTTCATCA GTTTTCAACATGTGCCGTCAAATGAAAGCTCTCGCCGTCCTTTTCCGGCGTGGAAGGACTCCTCCAACGCCTCAAAGCCTCGAGCGTGACTTGAGGGCGAGAAACCGGTCACTGGAAGACTAG
- the LOC123084798 gene encoding uncharacterized protein yields the protein MTLPSLTTCRHATARPGAGRVTGCGGVRAAPLRSRSGNGFAPSVSSPSPSPSRAITSCALKPPPSYGGKATEKKKVNPGDLFTFSYRFNTDIPMGETPGASIDEYLMNRPRIVGAVFPDERKRTKLNDEEWSVQLVPIQFMFLSACPVIAVRFVSRSGGEGYPPHVPVHATSLLLMEVTDYKLKGLQRDAMPPHLALTVRGSLYPQPEGRRSLRGHVEMSVGFNLPPVLALVPEPIIRGVGDTVLRQLAEQMKHDFDTGLAADFKKYRTEKLTERRRTPQH from the exons ATGACTTTGCCGAGCCTCACGACGTGCCGGCATGCTACAGCTCGTCCGGGTGCAGGCAGGGTCACCGGCTGCGGCGGCGTCAGGGCGGCACCGCTCCGATCAAGATCAGGAAATGGTTTTGCTCCGAGCGTctcctcaccgtcgccgtcgccgtcgagaGCGATCACCAGTTGCGCTCTGAAGCCGCCGCCATCGTACGGCGGCAAggcgacggagaagaagaaggTCAACCCCGGGGACCTCTTCACCTTCTCCTACAGGTTCAACACCGACATCCCCATGGGTGAGACTCCAGGG GCATCCATCGACGAGTACCTGATGAACAGGCCGAGGATCGTCGGGGCCGTGTTCCCCGACGAGCGCAAGCGCACCAAACTCAACGAC GAGGAGTGGAGCGTGCAGCTGGTGCCGATCCAGTTCATGTTCCTGTCGGCGTGCCCGGTGATCGCCGTCCGCTTCGTGAGCAGGTCCGGCGGGGAGGGGTACCCGCCCCACGTCCCCGTGcacgccaccagcctcctcctcatgGAAGTG ACGGACTACAAGCTGAAGGGGCTGCAGAGGGACGCGATGCCGCCGCACCTGGCGCTGACGGTGCGGGGCTCGCTGTACCCGCAGCCGGAGGGGCGGAGGAGCCTGCGGGGCCACGTGGAGATGAGCGTGGGGTTCAACCTGCCGCCGGTGCTGGCGCTCGTGCCGGAGCCCATCATCCGGGGCGTCGGCGACACCGTGCTCCGGCAGCTGGCGGAGCAGATGAAGCACGACTTCGACACCGGCCTCGCCGCCGACTTCAAGAAGTACCGCACCGAGAAGCTCACCGAGAGGAGGAGGACCCCCCAACACTGA